From a single Rutidosis leptorrhynchoides isolate AG116_Rl617_1_P2 chromosome 5, CSIRO_AGI_Rlap_v1, whole genome shotgun sequence genomic region:
- the LOC139848879 gene encoding uncharacterized protein has product MLEINKVATVAERITQNNGSSSGNWCWTRPPNGRALNELMELNNIVSSVTLSVKPDSWKYTLDPSGTYTTKSMAKLINILKLGGNTLNTTIPHNKLLPQKVFIFIWRALQKKLPVRFELDKRGIDLDSTLCPLCEMDIETTDHILGLCPKSTLIWKHVLDWWAQDNTLISNVNDAIINDQAFALNKLGNSIWQATKWTTCYTIWKHRNLNVFSKKTWSPASILSEIQTQSYSWISKRLRKKKSIMWHQWLINPSFFVADPPHRVGIG; this is encoded by the coding sequence ATGCTTGAGATCAACAAAGTCGCAACTGTCGCTGAAAGAATTACGCAAAACAACGGCTCCTCTTCGGGAAATTGGTGTTGGACAAGACCCCCGAATGGCCGAGCTCTTAACGAATTAATGGAATTAAACAACATCGTTTCTTCCGTCACATTATCCGTCAAACCCGACTCCTGGAAATACACTCTTGACCCCTCGGGTACCTACACCACCAAATCTATGGCAAAACTGATTAACATATTGAAACTTGGTGGTAACACTCTCAACACAACGATCCCTCACAACAAACTCCTGCCTCAAAAAGTCTTCATCTTCATATGGCGAGCCCTACAAAAAAAGCTACCGGTCAGATTTGAATTAGACAAACGTGGCATTGATCTCGACTCCACATTGTGCCCTTTATGCGAAATGGATATTGAAACCACTGATCACATTCTCGGACTGTGCCCTAAATCGACTCTAATATGGAAACATGTTCTTGATTGGTGGGCCCAAGACAACACACTAATCTCCAATGTAAATGATGCGATTATCAATGATCAAGCCTTCGCTCTCAATAAACTCGGGAACTCAATATGGCAAGCAACCAAATGGACTACATGCTACACAATATGGAAACATAGAAATTTAAATGTTTTCTCCAAAAAAACGTGGTCTCCCGCCTCGATTCTCTCCGAAATACAAACTCAAAGTTATAGTTGGATATCCAAAAGATTGCGCAAAAAGAAATCAATCATGTGGCACCAATGGCTCATCAATCCTTCCTTCTTCGTTGCGGATCCACCACATCGTGTCGGTATAGGTTGA
- the LOC139847052 gene encoding paired amphipathic helix protein Sin3-like 2, whose translation MKRLRDDVFSNSQIKRPFGSSRAESNGPPQVPGTSGQKPTTDDAYTYLKEVKEMFQDQQEKYSMFLEVMKEFKAQRIDTAGVIGRVKELFKGHNNLIFGFNTFLPKGYEITVIEDDEPPPRKTVEFEEAISFVNKIKKRFQNDDHVYKSFLDILNMYRKEHKGINEVYQEVATLFDEHPDLLEEFTRFMPDASAAHQASMSRQPYERRSAVVALRNAQMDKQGRRDRIIHPVGERTPRVDGLEMDDDKTKLKRKKESRNKRSCNQNFKVEVPDDDKDALKIMYSQEFTFCEKVKDRLRDSEDYQAFLKCLHIYSTEIISRNELQSLVSDLLGNYPDLMEGFSAFVDRCENIDEFLAGVMDKKTLWNEGHASKSNKPEVKERERKREIDADKEDTYNEKYRGKSISELDLDNCQRCTPSYRLLPDDYPRPSVSHRSLLGSQVLNDDWVSVTSGSEDYSFKHMRRNQYEESLFRCEDDRFELDMLLESVSSTCKRTEDLLNSINNKSISTEGRIRIEDHFTALDLRCIERLYGDHGLDVMDILRRNPSLALPVILTRLKQKQEDWSKCRSDFNKVWAEIYAKNHYKSLDHRSFYFKQQDSKNLSTKFLLAEIKEMKEKRQNDDDVLLSIVTGSKHYIVPNLEFEFTDENIHKDLLKLVKYSCNEVCTTKEQMNKIIRLWTSFIEPMLGVLSCSDDSVGSEDAELSSHRATETDENRAVNVVQPKPDCNGDQISVPDQVDSSKNGLINGDALIEEDGSDSSASKGLSGREAAGDSRPNNVPEDGHEANSKIDNVSSSQRSVLPEDGLEPKSKIDEVPSSQHQVLQRSLAEPSKIEKEEGELSPTNDFDEVNADNEDYEISDSSANESAANHVVPAVDHATNTETTSAPEEDHEAESEGEAEGVEDSNFVGGDGTCLPPSEQTAKPLAKHVASSLHEGERKDSHVFYGNDSFYVLFRLHQVLYDRLLSAKQIATSAETKSKASNDTGPPDLYSRFMSALYSLLDGSADNAKFEDDCRAILGNQSYVLFTLDKLIYKLVKQLQNVTGDEMDNKLLQLYVYEKDRKLEKFVDYVYYENSHALLHDENIYRFQFSRSPSRLTVQLIDVANEKPEVVPVAMDSNFASYLQNEFLPVLPGIRHSGILLKRNKCRFTELEESSGISAAMESAHMFNGLEYKMSCSSSKVSYVLGTEDYLFRVRRRRQKHSGEKSTLSSKSHNQAKIERFHRFLSAATV comes from the exons ATGAAACGATTACGAGATGACGTATTCAGCAACTCTCAAATTAAGCGACCGTTTGGTTCTTCACGGGCTGAATC GAATGGCCCACCCCAAGTCCCTGGTACTAGTGGTCAGAAACCTACTACCGATGATGCTTATACTTACTTAAAGGAAGTTAAGGAGATGTTTCAAGACCAACAAGAAAAATACTCCATGTTTCTTGAAGTTATGAAAGAATTCAAAGCTCAAAG GATTGATACTGCAGGGGTGATAGGAAGGGTTAAAGAATTGTTTAAAGGGCATAATAATCTAATATTTGGATTTAATACCTTTTTGCCCAAAGGATATGAAATTACTGTTATTGAAGACGATGAGCCTCCACCAAGAAAAACTGTAGAGTTCGAAGAAGCTATAAGCTTCGTGAACAAAATTAAG AAACGTTTTCAAAATGATGATCATGTCTACAAATCATTTTTAGACATCTTGAATATGTATAGGAAGGAACACAAGGGTATCAATGAAGTCTACCAAGAG GTTGCTACACTTTTTGATGAGCATCCAGATCTTCTTGAAGAGTTCACAAGATTTATGCCAGATGCTTCTGCTGCACACCAAGCTTCAATGTCCCGGCAACCGTATGAACGGCGCTCCGCTGTGGTTGCACTCAGAAATGCACAAATGGATAAA CAAGGTAGGCGAGATCGGATCATTCATCCCGTTGGAGAACGGACCCCGCGCGTTGACGGTCTTGAAATGGATGATGATAAAACAAAGTTGAAGAGAAAAAAAGAGAGCAGGAACAAAAGAAGTTGTAATCAAAATTTCAAAGTTGAAGTTCCAGATGATGATAAAGATGCCCTAAAAA TTATGTATAGCCAAGAGTTTACGTTTTGTGAGAAAGTGAAGGATAGATTACGTGATTCAGAGGATTATCAAGCGTTCTTGAAGTGTTTACACATCTATAGCACTGAAATAATTTCAAGAAATGAATTACAAAGCTTG GTTTCAGACTTATTAGGAAACTACCCAGATCTTATGGAAGGGTTTAGTGCATTTGTGGATCGTTGTGAAAACATAG ATGAATTCCTTGCTGGTGTTATGGACAAAA AAACTTTGTGGAATGAAGGACATGCATCCAAATCAAATAAACCGGAGGTGAAAGAGAGAGAGCGTAAACGTGAAATCGACGCCGATAAAGAGGACACGTACAACGAGAAGTATCGGGGAAAATCTATTTCAGAACTTGACCTCGATAACTGTCAGCGTTGCACTCCCAGTTATAGGCTTCTTCCTGACGAT TATCCAAGACCATCCGTAAGCCACAGATCGTTGCTCGGGTCTCAAGTACTTAATGATGATTGGGTTTCCGTAACTTCCGGTAGCGAGGATTATTCGTTTAAACACATGCGTAGAAATCAATATGAAGAAAGCCTGTTCAGATGTGAGGACGATAG GTTTGAGCTAGATATGTTATTGGAGTCTGTGAGTTCAACTTGCAAACGTACGGAAGACTTGTTAAACAGCATCAACAACAAGTCAATTAGTACAGAGGGTCGAATCCGAATCGAGGACCATTTCACAG CTCTCGATTTACGGTGTATTGAACGTCTATATGGTGATCATGGTCTCGATGTGATGGATATATTACGTAGAAACCCGTCTCTTGCATTGCCTGTTATATTGACTCGCTTAAAACAGAAACAAGAGGATTGGTCAAAGTGTAGATCTGACTTTAACAAAGTTTGGGCTGAAATTTATGCAAAAAACCATTACAAATCACTTGACCATCGTAGCTTCTATTTCAAGCAACAAGATTCAAAGAATCTCAGCACCAAAT TCTTGTTGGCGGAAATTAAAGAAATGAAAGAAAAAAGGCAAAATGATGATGATGTGCTACTGAGTATTGTTACTGGAAGTAAACACTATATTGTGCCGAATCTCGAGTTTGAATTCACCGACGAAAATATTCACAAAGATTTATTAAAACTCGTTAAATATTCGTGTAATGAAGTATGCACAACCAAGGAACAAATGAACAAAATTATAAGGTTATGGACTAGTTTTATAGAGCCTATGTTAGGCGTTTTGTCTTGTAGTGATGATTCGGTTGGTTCTGAAGATGCTGAGTTATCTAGTCATCGTGCAACCGAAACTGATGAAAACCGAGCCGTGAACGTTGTTCAACCGAAACCAGATTGCAACGGGGATCAAATAAGTGTGCCCGATCAAGTAGATTCGAGCAAAAACggtttaatcaatggagatgcgttaATCGAGGAAGACGGATCAGACTCTAGTGCATCTAAAGGTTTGTCGG GTCGTGAAGCAGCAGGTGATTCTAGACCTAACAATGTTCCTGAAGACGGTCATGAAGCCAATTCTAAGATTGACAATGTTTCTTCATCTCAG CGTTCGGTTCTCCCTGAGGATGGTCTTGAACCGAAGTCTAAAATTGACGAAGTTCCTTCATCACAG CATCAGGTTCTTCAAAGATCGTTAGCTGAGCCATCCAAAATTGAAAAGGAAGAGGGTGAGTTATCACCTACTAACGATTTTGACGAGGTTAATGCTGATAATGAGGACTATGAGATTTCTGACTCATCAGCTAATGAGTCAGCTGCCAATCATGTCGTGCCAGCTGTCGATCACGCAACAAACACGGAAACCACTTCAGCACCAGAAGAAGATCATGAAGCAGAAAGTGAAGGGGAGGCTGAAGGGGTAGAGGATTCAAATTTTGTTGGTGGGGACGGAACGTGTTTGCCGCCATCGGAGCAAACGGCAAAGCCGTTGGCAAAACACGTAGCTTCTTCGTTACACGAAGGCGAACGAAAAGATTCTCACGTGTTTTATGGAAATGATAGCTTTTATGTGCTCTTTAGGCTTCATCAG GTATTATATGATAGACTGTTGTCAGCTAAACAAATTGCGACATCCGCCGAAACGAAGTCGAAAGCTTCTAACGATACTGGTCCTCCCGATCTATACTCTAG ATTTATGAGTGCGCTATACAGTTTACTTGACGGATCTGCTGATAATGCGAAATTTGAAGACGATTGTCGTGCCATTCTGGGGAACCAATCTTACGTATTATTTACATTGGACAAGTTGATTTATAAACTCGTTAAACAG CTTCAAAATGTAACCGGCGATGAGATGGACAACAAACTACTTCAACTATACGTGTACGAAAAGGATAGAAAACTCGAAAAATTTGTCGATTACGTATACTACGAAAATTCACATGCCCTTCTTCATGATGAGAACATATATCGATTCCAATTT TCACGTAGTCCGTCACGTTTAACCGTTCAGCTGATAGACGTTGCCAACGAAAAACCCGAAGTGGTCCCCGTTGCTATGGACTCTAATTTTGCATCTTATCTTCAGAACGAGTTTCTTCCCGTCCTACCTGGAATTAGGCACTCTGGAATATTGTTGAAGAG AAATAAGTGCCGATTTACAGAGTTGGAGGAATCTTCTGGCATATCAGCTGCCATGGAAAGTGCTCATATGTTCAATGGGTTGGAGTATAAGATGTCATGTAGCTCATCAAAG GTGTCTTATGTTCTAGGTACAGAAGACTACTTGTTCCGTGTGAGAAGAAGACGACAAAAACATTCAGGGGAAAAATCAACATTATCATCCAAATCCCATAACCAGGCAAAAATAGAACGATTTCATAGATTCTTATCAGCAGCCACAGTTTAA